One window of Rhodopirellula bahusiensis genomic DNA carries:
- a CDS encoding Na(+)-translocating NADH-quinone reductase subunit A yields MAMTQSVTRIKKGLDLPITGCPEQHMEAGPAIRQVALLGDDYIGMKPTMLVTAGDKVVLGQPLFEDKKTPGVIFTAPASGTVVDVVRGAKRKFEAVVIDVDVDSTETTTIDGIAGTDAVSIAREKLVDGLVQIGLWPSFRTRPYGKVPTIDSTPHSIFVTAIDTNPLAADPAVVLADRKDQFVIGLQALTRLTDGAVHLCQAEKASIPGGDVAGVQSASFAGPHPAGLPGTHIHHLDPVSLNKTVWYIGYQDVIAIGSFLQTGQLDTRRVISLAGPKVNQPRLIETRAGACIDELIDGEVDTTVKLRVISGSVLNGHTAAAPHQFLGRYDNQVSVIEEGDHREFMGWQKPGFDKFSVSRIFASAMTPDRKFDFTSSTGGSERAMVPLGTYEKVLPMDILATQLLRALIVRDTDSAQQLGVLELEEEDLALCTFVCPGKYEYGSLIRENLTTIEREG; encoded by the coding sequence ATGGCAATGACTCAAAGCGTGACCCGCATCAAAAAGGGTCTCGATCTGCCCATCACGGGATGCCCCGAACAGCACATGGAAGCTGGCCCGGCGATCCGCCAAGTGGCTTTGTTGGGCGACGACTACATCGGAATGAAGCCAACGATGTTGGTGACGGCGGGCGACAAAGTCGTCTTGGGCCAACCGCTTTTTGAAGACAAGAAAACTCCCGGCGTGATCTTCACCGCTCCCGCCTCGGGCACCGTCGTCGATGTCGTTCGCGGCGCGAAACGCAAGTTCGAAGCGGTTGTCATCGATGTCGATGTTGATTCGACGGAAACGACTACGATCGATGGGATCGCGGGTACCGATGCCGTCTCGATCGCTCGCGAGAAGTTGGTCGACGGATTGGTTCAGATCGGACTTTGGCCGTCGTTCCGCACTCGCCCCTATGGCAAAGTGCCGACGATCGACTCGACCCCACATTCCATTTTCGTCACCGCAATTGATACCAATCCGTTGGCGGCTGATCCCGCAGTGGTTTTGGCGGATCGCAAAGACCAATTTGTGATCGGCCTTCAAGCGTTGACGCGTTTGACGGACGGTGCTGTGCATCTGTGCCAAGCCGAAAAGGCTTCGATTCCTGGCGGTGATGTGGCGGGCGTTCAATCAGCCTCATTCGCGGGACCTCATCCGGCCGGATTGCCGGGGACACACATCCATCATTTGGACCCCGTCAGTCTCAACAAAACGGTTTGGTACATCGGTTATCAAGACGTGATTGCGATCGGTTCTTTCTTGCAGACCGGTCAACTCGACACACGACGAGTGATCTCGCTGGCGGGTCCGAAAGTCAATCAGCCTCGTTTGATTGAAACTCGCGCCGGAGCTTGCATCGACGAGTTGATCGATGGCGAAGTCGATACCACTGTCAAACTACGCGTCATCTCGGGATCGGTGCTCAACGGGCACACTGCTGCGGCACCGCATCAGTTCCTGGGACGCTACGACAATCAAGTCTCGGTCATCGAAGAAGGTGACCACCGCGAATTCATGGGATGGCAAAAACCTGGCTTCGACAAATTCTCTGTCAGCCGCATTTTTGCATCGGCGATGACTCCCGATCGCAAGTTCGATTTCACTTCGTCAACCGGCGGCAGTGAGCGAGCGATGGTTCCACTGGGCACTTACGAAAAAGTGTTGCCAATGGACATCTTGGCAACACAATTGTTGCGAGCTTTGATTGTTCGCGACACCGATTCGGCTCAGCAACTGGGCGTGCTGGAGCTGGAAGAAGAAGACTTGGCCCTGTGCACGTTCGTGTGCCCCGGTAAATACGAATATGGATCCTTGATCCGAGAAAACCTGACAACCATTGAGCGTGAAGGTTAA